The genomic stretch CCGACTGCTCGGCCCCGCCCTCTGGGGTGATGCGCGTGTTGCCGGAGAATGCCGTGCTGTAAGCCATCGTCAGCGCCGTGCGGTCGTTCAGCGCCAATGCGAGGCCTCCGCCCAAAGTGATGGTATCGCCCAGCTTGACTTTGCCCGGCTGCACCACGCCTTCGGTCGAGGAGATGTCGGCAAACGAGCGCGGCACGTAGTACGTGTAGCTGGCATTGGCAAACAACACCACCGGGTCGTACGTCTTCAGGAAAGACATGCCCAGCGTGCCGCTCCATACACCGTTGCCGGTCGGCAGTTGCTGGTCGATGATCAGGTTGTTGTTATTGCTGTCGGCATGGATCAGTTTGATGCCGAACGGTGAACGCCCGGTCGGTGCACGCACGCGAAAGCTGCCGACAATGTCCGGCAAATCCGCTGACTCCTTGACGAGCTGATAGTAGATGCCGGCACTCACATCGCCCAAGCCCGCGGACGTCTTGTCTGCCTCGCTGACGGTGCTCGATGCCCCACCCGCACCGCCGCTGAAGAACGTGCTGGAGCGATACACGGCCGGCACTGTGAAATCCGCGCTCAGCCGATCGCTGAAGCCATAGCGGCCGGTGACGTCGAAGGTCGTGACATTGGCCTTGGTCTGGACCAGGTTGATCTGCCCGAGAAAGATCGCATCCAGCGCCAGAAAGCCCGACAGCGCGAGGTTGCGGCGGTCGTAGTAGCTGTAGCTGATGCCGGTATCGATTGTGAAACGTCGCTCAAACAGCGGCGCGTGCTCGGATTGGAAGACGAGGTCCTTGCTCTGGATGCGAGGCTTGTCGTTGGGGTCGGGGCGCGCGGCGGTTGTGCTTTCCGACGCGGGCGCCGTGTTGCCGGATTGGGCGACCAGCGCAGACGACGGCGATTGTGTTGCCGTGGTTGCGCCCGCAGCGGACGCCTGTGCGTTGCCGGCACCGACGCCACGCCCGCGCACGCGCACCAGCTCCAGGTCGCCGACGCGCTCTTCCAATGCATCAATGATCTTCTGCTGCCGCTCGATGATGCGCTGCAGACGCGCCAGGCGCGCGTCAAAGGAGTCTTCGGCAGACGGCGCCGATTGCGCTTCGGCCGCTGCAGGAAGCAACGACCAACATGCCACTGCCCACGCCACTGCCGTGCGTCGGTGTCCCATGTTTCCCCCCGGAAAGCAAGGCGGAGGCTAAAGAGCCTCCATATCAGCGCATCGGCCCTATTGCCGAGCGCCGCCTCTCACTGCCTGCCTGTCTGTTCTTCTATTGCGTCGTTATAGGAAATTTTGCATCGGCACGTCTAGCGGCGTAAACCCGCCACCGCCTGCAATGCCTGCGCCACGCCGATCTGAGCCAGCTGCTGACGCGACATCGTCTGCATCTGCAGTTGGATCGACAACTGATTGGCAATCAACTGCGCATTGCCCGCCATTTGCGCCACCTGCATCACGCTCCCCGCCGCCCCGGCCAGATTGGGCGTCACCGACTGCGAGACGACGCCCATCGGGCTGGTGATGGCAACCTGCACGCCGCCCGCGCCCGCCTGGGCCTGGGCGGTGAATCCGTTCTGCGCCGCCGTTGCCAACGCGCTGCCCGAAGGCAGTGTAGGCAATGGAGCGGTCTGCATCGAGATCGATGTGGTGTTACTCGCCAGATTGTTGTTGCCAGCCACCTGTGTCACCTGGCCGACACCGTTGACCTGTACACCGGCCCCGCCGGAGGCTGTCGCCCCGGGTGTGGCGCCCGCCAGAGCCCCAATGCCCATCTGCACCGACGCCAGTGTGCTCACTGCGACGCTCGCGGTACTTGTGCGCAGGTTGGTGGCGAGCAGCCGCGCTTCGGCCGCTGCCTGCCCTGCCTCGTTGCGCCATTGCGAGGCCATTTCAATCATGAATCCGCTGACGATGCTGGCGCCGAGGTATTTGCCGCGCTGCTGGGCCAGCTCACCGTCATCGGCCAGCTCGACTGCGGTGCCGGAATGAAACAGCACGGCACTGTCGTGCGCTTCGGCCGGCGCGGAACGATCAGGGAGCGGCCCGGCGCTTGCTCCGGCACACCAGCCGGCATACGCGAGCGGCAGCATCCATGCGAGTGTCTTGGTTTTCATCAGAACAGGTCCCACCGGGCAGGTCCAAATTCCATCTGGATCGGCAGCATCCCTCCCGAGAACGCGGCGTTCTCACGCGCACGCAAGCTGGGAGCATTCGTCTGCAGCAATCCGGAATCGGCCTGGACCGACACGTCGCCGACGATTGCAAATACGAGGCCATTCCACGCAGGCGCAAATTCCCACTCCTGCATGATGCGGTTGCCCAGTGCAGGGTCGGCGATAAACACCCGCCCCTGGGCCGCGCGCTTGACGACCACGAAATGTTGGTACCCGTTCAGGCTCAACAAGACGATCACCGGGATCGCCAGATCGCGCAATGCCGCCATGTCCACACGGTAGCCACGGCCCCGAAAGCCGAGTGTCTGCACATAGTTGCGCATATCGAGCATGGAGAACCCTTGCTCGGCGACCTGCTTCGGGTCGCTCACTTTCATCATGTCGGCAATGACGCGGCGCTCATCGATGTCCAAGCCATATCCGTAGCGCAGCAACGTGCCGACCGCAGCCGCCCCGCAACTGAAATCCTGCTGCTGTCGCATCACACTGCGATAGCGCAGCTCCGCCATGCTCTTGACCGGCTTGTTCAGTGGCATTTCGCTGTCGGCGCGCAACGCAATCGCGCCCTCCTGGGCACTGGCCTGCGTTGCCCACAAGCCGCCTGCGCAGAAGAGACACAACATCACCCTGCCCACCGATTGCCGGTTCAGTCGCATGAATCCCCCCCTTGGGGAACGGACACCCGACCGCCGGAGCAGCGGCCGGGTGTTTGGACGCTAGCCTTAGTTGGCGGCCTTGGCCGTGGCGATTGCCAGGCCGTTGTGCTGCAGGTTGCCCGCGCCAGCCGCGATGTTCACGCCGATGTTGCCCATCGCGTTCATCAGTGCAGTGCCGTTCAGCGATGCAACATTGGTCGGATCGCAACCATTCAGGCGCAGCGAGTTGTTGTCAGCCGACTGCTTGTTGTAGTCGGTGGCCTTGGCGATACGGCCCGACGTGTTGGTCGATGCAGCCATGCCGTTCTCTTGCAGCTCCCCCGCGCCCGCAGCGATGTTCACGCCGATGGTGCCCTTGGCGCCGTTCAGAGCGCTACCGCCCAGCGATGCCTTGTTGGCCGCATTGCCGATGGACAGGGACTCACCCGGGTCCGCCTGGTTGTTGAACACCTGGGCCGAAGCGAACACCTTGCCGGCATCCACGGCCGCCAGCGCAACGTCGTTGGACTGCACATTGCCAGCGCCGGACGTGACGTTCACCCCGACCGCGCCCTGCGCGCCCTTGAGCGCCTGTCCATCAACCGTCGCCGTATTGCTGCCACGCCGCAGGTCGACCGAGTTGTTGTTGCTGGATTGCGTGGAATCGACAACCGCCGACGATTCCGAGCTGAACGGCACAAAACCCAGCGCGAGGCCGTAGCCCTGCACGTGGATGTCATTGCTGATTTCGGTCACGTTGCTGATAACCGCCCCGGAGGAGCGCGGACCGTCGTCTCGTCCCTGAGCGTGGGCTGCACCTGCAGCCAGCAGGGCGAGTACAGCAATGGCAGTCAGTTTGGCTTTCATGGTGATCTCCCTTCCTTCTGTTGCTGTTAAAAAAGAGTGCCCGCCGGGGGACGGAGCACAAAGACGTTGGATACGACATTCCCCGTTCCTGCCGTCTGGTTGACCTGCACAACGCCGGAGGTATTGCGCAACGCCGTCGATGCAATCGACGCGTCTTGCCTGGCCTCCGCCGCGGGCGCGGCATCCTGACGACGAGACTGTGCAGCCACGCCCGACAGGGCACTGTCGGCAAGTGGCTCGATGTGATGGGATTGCTGTTGCACAACCGACGCAGTGGGGGCGATCACCGCGACGTTGAGCTGTGCGTTGCCGGCACCGCTGGCCTGATTGATCGACACCAGACCCGCCGCACCATTGAAAGACGCGCCCGCCAGCCGGCTCGATGCCGATACGCCTGATCGAACCCGCCCGACAAACTGCGATGACACGACGCGGGCCTCATCGGTCGACACGGCGGCCACGTTGGCCTGCACGTTGCCCGCCCCCGAGGCCTGATTGACGGCCACGCGCCCGGCCGTGTTTGCCGCGGCATCGCCCTCCACCACGGCGGACACCGGCGCACTTTGGGCCCACGCCGCGCCAGCCGGCACGGCGCTGAGCACCGCCACTACGAAGTGCCACGTTAGAGACTTCACGGCTGCCCGCCACGCGAGAGCGGCGCCAGTGCGCCGCTGATCTGCGACGCAATGCCCGCCGTGGCCTGCACCACTTGCCCGCCTACGCCGCCAACGGCAGCGCCGCTCACGGCGTTACCGACGGAAAGCCCGCCCGCGGTGGGTTGCAATCCGGTTCCCGTGGATGACGTCAGGGCGCGCTGCAGGCCTGACGTTGCGTTGCCGGAAGCGGCGCGCGATGCGCCGAGTTCGCCGTCAGACAGCACCGACATGACCGACCCGACGGATTGATTGAACGCCTGCGTAGGAAACGGGCTCACCGCCGTGCGGATGGGCAGTGCATCGGTCTGAAC from Ralstonia pickettii encodes the following:
- a CDS encoding transporter; the protein is MGHRRTAVAWAVACWSLLPAAAEAQSAPSAEDSFDARLARLQRIIERQQKIIDALEERVGDLELVRVRGRGVGAGNAQASAAGATTATQSPSSALVAQSGNTAPASESTTAARPDPNDKPRIQSKDLVFQSEHAPLFERRFTIDTGISYSYYDRRNLALSGFLALDAIFLGQINLVQTKANVTTFDVTGRYGFSDRLSADFTVPAVYRSSTFFSGGAGGASSTVSEADKTSAGLGDVSAGIYYQLVKESADLPDIVGSFRVRAPTGRSPFGIKLIHADSNNNNLIIDQQLPTGNGVWSGTLGMSFLKTYDPVVLFANASYTYYVPRSFADISSTEGVVQPGKVKLGDTITLGGGLALALNDRTALTMAYSTAFSGNTRITPEGGAEQSVVGSKTNVGTMTFGISHVLTKNLSISATLAMGLTPDAPNYVFTLRFPYTW
- a CDS encoding C39 family peptidase — encoded protein: MRLNRQSVGRVMLCLFCAGGLWATQASAQEGAIALRADSEMPLNKPVKSMAELRYRSVMRQQQDFSCGAAAVGTLLRYGYGLDIDERRVIADMMKVSDPKQVAEQGFSMLDMRNYVQTLGFRGRGYRVDMAALRDLAIPVIVLLSLNGYQHFVVVKRAAQGRVFIADPALGNRIMQEWEFAPAWNGLVFAIVGDVSVQADSGLLQTNAPSLRARENAAFSGGMLPIQMEFGPARWDLF